GACAGAACTGTGGGAAAATCTATTATGAAAGTAAGCGTACCAAAGACTTTAAGAGTGGATGGATTGATAAATTCAAAGCAGACATGCGGGAAAAGGGAGCAGACGTTGGTGTATTGGTCACAGAGGCAATGCCGGCAGGGTTTGAACGCATGGGCATTATGGATGGCGTATGGGTTTGCTGCTACGAAGAATTTAAAGGACTTTGTACTGTTCTGAGAGAAACGGTAATTCAGTTAAACACAGCCATTTCTTCGCAGGAAAACAAGGGAGACAAAATGCAGATGCTCTATGATTTTCTTACCAGCACAACCTTTCGCATGCAGGTAGAAGCTATTGTAGAGGGGTTTTCATCCATGAAAAGCGCGCTTGATAGCGAGAAGCGCTCTATGCAACGCATCTGGAAGGAAAGAGAAAAGCAAATCGACAAGGTAATTACGAGTACTATTGATATGTACGGTTCAATAAAAGGCATAGCTGGAAATGCTGTTCAATCAGTGAAAGCGCTTGAATTATCTGAGGGAACTGAAACCATCGAAGATGATAAGGAATGACAGTAGTATCAACAAATATTTGGGTGTATAAATGCACGCTAGGAGCCATAAAAGTTTGACTATGGATTGTAAGCGTTGTGTACAATAATGAAGTAATGACCAAAAGAAAGTGCTAAATTTTGAAGATACGCTTATGCTATCAGAAGTGTTTCATACACCAAAAAATACTGTATTCACTGTATGCAAGAAAGCACTAATTGAACTCGGCTTTGCATTAGAAGTTAGCGACTTTGAGAATATGACAATTACAGCTTCTTCCAAGACGAGCTTTTTCTCTTGGGGTGAGGATATTCAGATCATTCTTGAATCTTCAAATACAAATTCCACTGAGGTCAAAGTTGTTTCAACCTCTAAAGCTCAACTGATCGATTGGGGCAAAAATGCCGATAATGAGCAAGCTATTATGAATAAGATTAAAGAACTCTCCACGCACCAATAATGAGGTTATTTGTAAATAGCTGCCACGGTTGTGGCGAAAGAATCTATCTAAACGTTTCTGCAAGCAGCAGAAGTGCTTTCAGAACCTCAATCGGCGGATACGATCTCTTTCACCTAACCTGCAATCATTGTGGTTTTAAGTCAGTTTACAGAGTTTCCGAAGTTTTTGCTGAGGCGGATTCACGCGCTACCGCAACAGGAGGAATAGTTGGTGGGCTTATTGGCTTAATTGGTGGACCCGCTGGATTGCTCATAGGAGGTGGACTGGGGGCGGCAATAGGTAGCCAAACAGATATTGAAGAAAAAAGAAAAGCAGCCTTCTTTAATAGTAGCGTATGAAGCTAATTTCAAATAGCAAGATACACGCCATCCGGCTGGCTTCTTTTTTGGTAGTTGGCTCAGGTGTTATCACCATTCTGGCTAATGACAAGATTCAAAAAAAATGTCTTTCCTCAATCAGAGATGTTCTCAACTATCCGCACCTTGGTTCAATTATTATTGCAATATCATTGTTACTTGGGATTTACTATTCTTACTATTATGTGCGGAAGGGCAAACAGAAGGAACTATCTCTATTTAAAATATTTGGGCCACTTATTGACCCCCCTGTAAATAGCCTCGGATATGGGATTGTAATTGCATCTACCCTTAGATTCCTAAAGGGGATATTTAATCAGAAATTCTTTAATGAACAATATTTCTCTGAGCTTGATTCCATAGATATTGCGGCAGTACTACTCGCCTGCATCCCATTGCTAATATGGAGTATTGGGGGATTAATTAATTTCTTTTACATGGTTTTTATTAGGGCTGGTGGTAATGCCGTGGATATAGAGCCTGTTAGCGAGGATGGGATAGACCAATCAGCATAATCCAGAGAGTCTCTCCCCCCTCACCACCACCTTCAAATCCTCCAAAAGGTTCGATTTTCGTCCCCTTCGGTCTACAAAAACAGCAAGAGCATACAGTGTGGAGCATACAGAACCTCCGATTCACCGTATGCTCTTGTTGTTTTTGCCCTGTATGCTGTATGCTCAAACTGTATGCTGATTTTCCTTACTTTGAGGCCAAACCATACGGCAGGTACCGATGATTTCCCATTTCTCAAATGAACAACTGGCATTGCTGCTTCCCGGTCTCGCGCTGGTGATGGTAAGCCTGTGGTTGCATTTGAATGAAAAGTACCAGGCTTCCGTCATACTCCTTTGCCTTGGCGCCCTTTATCTTTATCTCTTCAGCAGCATCCTGGATCCTTTCCTGAATTCATGGGATGAACGTTTCCATGCCCTGGTGGCTAAACATATGATGGCCGACCTGTTTCATCCCACCCTGTACCAGGAAAAATTGCTGGACCTGTCCTATGACCGTTGGGACCGTGACCACACCTGGCTGCATAAACCACCCCTCTTCATGTGGCAAATGGCCATCAGTTTTAAGATCTTCGGATGTCATCTTTTTGCGTTGCGGCTGCCGGGTGCGTTATTGGCCACCCTGACGATCCCGGCCATCTACCGCTCGGGATTGAAAATGGTGAATCGCCATACAGGATACTATGCCGCCCTTATTGCAACGGCATCTTTTTATCTGATAGAACTGGTCAGCGGTCGGCAAGGAACAGATCACAACGACCTTGTTTTCTACGCATACGTTACGCTTAGTCTGTGTGCATGGATCGAATACGTGGCGGCAGATGAAAAACGAAAAGTGCGTTGGATGATCCTGACCGGGATTCTTTCCGCCTGCGCCGTGCTCACCAAATGGCTGCCCGGACTGCTGGTTTTCATCCCCTGGGGGATATATGCCATCCGGCAGCATCAAAGCCGATTGAAGGAATATCGTCATCTCATAGGAGGTATACTCATCGCGGTTGTCATTCCACTTTTATGGCAGGCATACATCTTCCGGACCTTCCCGGACGTAGCACATCGTGAGTGGGTGGAGAACGGAAAACATTTCAGCATCGCCTACGAAGGTCACGGTGGACCCTGGTATTTTCACTTCACCAACTTTCCTATGTTATATGGATGGATCGCTACCATTCTGATCATCCCTTCTTTGATCCTGCTGTATCGACGAATTCCGAATCCTGCATACCGGTTACCGGTCTTTGCAACCCTTGCCGCAGCCTACCTGTTTTACAGTCTGGCCGCAACCAAAATGAACTCCTATCCTCTGGTATGTGGCTTGATCATTTTTCTGGCACTCGGTACTTTCCTTGCGGAGATGGAAAAAAGACTGGCAGGAAAACCCGCTATCCGGAAAGCACTGCTATTTATTGGGGCAGGTGGATTCTTTTTTTACCAGATGAACCTGAGTGAGATCGCAGAGCGACATACCACATGGAAAGACAATCCCACCCTCGAGACCCTGACACAAAACCGGAAGGTCTATCAGGAATTGCAAAATGAGCTTCCGGAAAACTCCGTGCTCTTCAACATCATGAACACCAGGTATGCGGAGTTAATGTTCTTTACAGACATTACAGGTTATAACTTCATGCCGGAAATCGATCAGATTGATGCATTGGTCAATCAAGGGAAAAACGTGTACCTGCTGCTCGAGCCGGAAGCTGAACAACCACCCATTGTAAGTACCGCACAAGGAAAACTCAAAGTGATCAGAAAACACCTGGATGGCTATTTTTAAAAATGTAAACGATCCTCTGACAACACACGGTAAGATTGGATCCGGGGTCTCTTTCCCGGCCGTGATACTGTTCATTTTTCTATGGATATACCTTTTTGTGCGTGCCATCAAGGTATTCCCCACCCACGATGAGATCACCTCGATGTGGGCCTACATGGTGGTGTGGATGCCGCTGCCATACCAGGGTTATATCGATGCCAACAACCATTTTCTGAACAGCCTGCTGGGCGGATTCTTTTTGCGTTTGTTTCATTCAGACGCTCCCCTGGTGATCCGCCTACCGAACCTGTTGGCCTTTCCGCTTTTCTTCTGGTCGCTCTACAGCATGCGCAAATTCTTTCATCACCGTGCTACCTTTTATGTATTGCTGGTGGGGTTGGGCTGCTCAGTTTTTCCGTTGGAGTTCTTTGCCATGGCACGCGGTTATGGACTCTCCTCTGCCTTCATGGTATTCGCCATATACCAGTCTATGCAACTGCACCAAAAACAAAATGCTGTTCACCTGGTATTCGCGGTTGTATCCTGGGTGCTTGCCGTGTATGCCAGTCTCACCCTGATCCCGTTTGCTGCTGCGGGCTTTGTGTGGTTGGGTATCGAAGCCTGGAGGCTGCGAAGGAAAGCATGGATACTCATGGTATTCGCAGCCATCTATCCGTATTATGAAGCCATCCGGTATTCCTTTTTTCTGAAAGAAACCGGGAGGTTGTATTACGGCGGAAAGGAAGGTTTTATCACGGACACCCTGCATACATTGACGCCCCATCTGTGGCAAACCACCCAACCGGTGCTTGACACCCTGTTGATTATTCTCGGCTTGTTTATCATTGCCGGCTATGGAAAATTCCTGTGGCAGACGAAAGACCTTTTCAATCTTCGGTTGATCTTTCCGGCATTCTTTGTGCTGTCACTTGCAAACATCTTCGGCCAGCATTTTATCCTGGGCATCAACTTTCCATCCGACCGGGCTGCCCTGTACCTGGTGATATTCTTCTTTGGTGGGCTCGCATTCATACTGGATCACTATGCCCTTCGACGGCCATCCTATATCATGGTTGGTATTTTACTTATCTACTTTTTTCGACGATGCAGGTCAGCTGGACGTCGGTATTCAAACTGGATGCTTATTCGGATGAGCTTTTCACCCTGATACCTGAAGAAGTGAACGGCACGCCGCCCACCACCGGCGATGGGTTTTGGATGGTTGATAATGAAATGGCACGCGTGAAAGGCTTTCCGATGCGGGCATTTCAGAATATAAAGAAGGCCAATGATACCCTGTACGATTATGTATTACTCGATACCGGGTTTAACCATGTAGATCTTACCAGGCAATATCACCCCATTTATATTGATTCTGTATCCGGAAAGTATTTACTTGAACGCAATCATTTTCTGTCCAGGGAAAAAATACTTGAGAAAAACATCCTCATCGACGGTGACCACATGTACTATGATTTTTATGGCGGTGCCATTCCCGGCCCTGTCATGGTGAGATTCAGGGGTACGTTGGAGAACATGGACATTTTCAAGTATGTAAGTATTGCGATTGCAGTTGAAGACAGCGTAACGCATGAAAGCGATTACCTCGAAGCCATTTCCATCATGCAATCGTCATACATGCATCCGAACGGGACCATCCCGTTTGATGTGACGATGGCCGTAAGCAAGCCACCGCCTTCATACATCATGAAAGTATTTTTATACAATGAATTCATGCATCCGTTCAAGGGAAATGTGACGGCCACGATCTATCGCCTGGGCGCAATTAACGATACTTCGGATACAAAAGCACCCACAACCATTACGCAAGTTTCTGCATCACTCTCTCCCTAAACCTCCGAAGCCTTTGTTATTTTTGACCCGCCGGTATTGATTAACCGGAAAGACCATGGATCAGAAAACCGCATTGGGCATATTAAAATCAGGGAAGAATGTTTTTCTCACCGGTTCCGCCGGAAGTGGGAAGACCTATACCCTTCGCCAGTTCATCCTTCACCTCAGGGAGCAACGGGTGCCAGTGGCGGTAACTGCATCCACCGGCATTGCCGCCACACACATGAACGGCACAACGGTGCATGCGTGGTCCGGTATCGGCATCAGGGATGTGATGTCAAGAAAGGATCTGGAAGATCTGAAGAAGAAAAAGAACTTCCGCCAGTCCATCGAGAAAACGGCGGTACTGATCATCGATGAGATCTCCATGCTACATGCCAACCAGTTGAATGCCGTGCAGCATGTCCTTAGAAGCATGCGCAATAGCAGTGATCCGTTCGGAGGCATACAGGTAGTATTCTGCGGTGATTTCTTTCAGTTGCCACCCGTCGGAAAACGGGAAGAGGCGAACAGGGACAAATTCGCCTTCATGTCACAGGCGTGGCTGGATGCAGGGCTGACCATCTGCTATCTCACCGAACAACACCGTCAGAACGACGGGCCGCTGAACCGGATTTTGAATGAAATCCGTGAAGGACAGCCCACGGATTGGACCATACAACAATTGCGGGGTGCCTCCCTGAACGCCATTGAGGTCGAAGACCCACCCAAACTTTTCACACATAATGTGGATGTGGACCGCATCAATCAGGAGCAGCTTCGTGCACTTTCCGGTCAACCCAGAACATATGAAGCGGTGACCAAAGGCCGGAAGAACACCCTTGAGACCTTGAAAAAATCGGTCCTTGCAGAAGAATTCCTGCAGGTCAAAGATGGTGCACGAGTGATGTTCATCAAGAACCTTTACGAAAAACGGGTGATGAACGGAACCCTTGGAATTATCAAGGGCTTTCAGGATACCGGTGATCCGATTGTAGAAACCACGGACGGGCGTACCATTTACACCGAGCCTGAAACGTGGTCAGTGGAAAATGCCAAAGGGAAAACGGTGGCTTCATTCGAACAGCTCCCCCTCCGGCTGGCCTGGGCCATCACCGTACACAAGAGCCAGGGCATGACCCTCGACGCTGCTGAAATTGATCTCAGTAAAACTTTTGAAAGGGGACAAGGTTATGTTGCCCTTTCACGTCTTCGGGATAT
This is a stretch of genomic DNA from Flavobacteriales bacterium. It encodes these proteins:
- a CDS encoding AAA family ATPase — its product is MDQKTALGILKSGKNVFLTGSAGSGKTYTLRQFILHLREQRVPVAVTASTGIAATHMNGTTVHAWSGIGIRDVMSRKDLEDLKKKKNFRQSIEKTAVLIIDEISMLHANQLNAVQHVLRSMRNSSDPFGGIQVVFCGDFFQLPPVGKREEANRDKFAFMSQAWLDAGLTICYLTEQHRQNDGPLNRILNEIREGQPTDWTIQQLRGASLNAIEVEDPPKLFTHNVDVDRINQEQLRALSGQPRTYEAVTKGRKNTLETLKKSVLAEEFLQVKDGARVMFIKNLYEKRVMNGTLGIIKGFQDTGDPIVETTDGRTIYTEPETWSVENAKGKTVASFEQLPLRLAWAITVHKSQGMTLDAAEIDLSKTFERGQGYVALSRLRDMTGLRLTGFNQRALEVDELVTRADRRFRELSDITESGINMEDLEAQERMFVLKFGSAEEEATEEDEEEKPRRKKKKTKAKKGATYEITKGLIEQGKSMDEIAVERGLARSTILSHVMHLRELDPELDLAHLKPPAALMQQIEDAYISAGTDPNASEGSPGLKTLFEALGGNVTYDDIRLALLFLDH
- a CDS encoding glycosyltransferase family 39 protein produces the protein MISHFSNEQLALLLPGLALVMVSLWLHLNEKYQASVILLCLGALYLYLFSSILDPFLNSWDERFHALVAKHMMADLFHPTLYQEKLLDLSYDRWDRDHTWLHKPPLFMWQMAISFKIFGCHLFALRLPGALLATLTIPAIYRSGLKMVNRHTGYYAALIATASFYLIELVSGRQGTDHNDLVFYAYVTLSLCAWIEYVAADEKRKVRWMILTGILSACAVLTKWLPGLLVFIPWGIYAIRQHQSRLKEYRHLIGGILIAVVIPLLWQAYIFRTFPDVAHREWVENGKHFSIAYEGHGGPWYFHFTNFPMLYGWIATILIIPSLILLYRRIPNPAYRLPVFATLAAAYLFYSLAATKMNSYPLVCGLIIFLALGTFLAEMEKRLAGKPAIRKALLFIGAGGFFFYQMNLSEIAERHTTWKDNPTLETLTQNRKVYQELQNELPENSVLFNIMNTRYAELMFFTDITGYNFMPEIDQIDALVNQGKNVYLLLEPEAEQPPIVSTAQGKLKVIRKHLDGYF